One Glycine max cultivar Williams 82 chromosome 6, Glycine_max_v4.0, whole genome shotgun sequence DNA segment encodes these proteins:
- the LOC100815600 gene encoding 1-acyl-sn-glycerol-3-phosphate acyltransferase BAT2, chloroplastic isoform X2 encodes MEVTPLSSPSPIHRLHLRHKEARFLAVPSTLLCTRRGTTTYVHPILRTSHNSPPCSLQAISKKHENVSWLSVSPKLHVQNKFPRDVVVRSELTAAGSAGDGYLLPELKLESKVRGVCFYVVTAFSAIFLFMLMLVGHPSVLLFDRYRRMFHHFVAKVWAALTVAPFYKIEFEGLENLPPPDTPAVYVSNHQSFLDIYTLLTLGRSFKFISKTGIFLFPIIGWAMFLLGVIPLKRMDSRSQLDCLKRCMDLIKKGASVFFFPEGTRSKDGKLGTFKKGAFSVAAKTNAPVVPISLIGTGQIMPAGKEGIVNLGSVKVVIHKPIVGKDPDMLCKEARKTIASVLTQS; translated from the exons ATGGAAGTTACTCCTCTCTCTTCCCCTTCTCCAATCCATCGTCTCCATCTCC GTCACAAAGAAGCGAGATTCTTGGCGGTGCCTTCTACCCTC TTGTGTACTCGTAGAGGAACAACAACTTATGTACACCCAATTTTGAGGACTTCACATAACT CTCCTCCATGTAGCTTGCAAGCAATCTCCAAGAAGCATGAAAATGTGTCGTGGTTATCTGTTAGTCCTAAATTGCATGTTCAGAATAAATTCCCGAGAGATGTAGTTGTAAGATCTGAACTTACTGCTGCTGGGTCTGCTGGAGATGGCTATTTGCTACCTG AGCTGAAATTGGAATCTAAAGTCAGGGgagtttgtttttatgttgTCACTGCCTTTTCtgccatatttctttttatgctGATGCTGGTTGGGCATCCATCAGTGCTCCTGTTTGATCGCTACAGAAGAATGTTCCATCATTTTGTTGCCAAAGTATGGGCTGCACTGACTGTAGCGCCATTTTACAAAATTGAATTTGAGGGATTGGAGAATCTGCCACCTCCAGATACTCCTGCTGTGTATGTTTCGAATCATCAGAGTTTTCTAGACATATATACTCTTCTTACTTTAGGAAGAAGCTTTAAGTTCATAAGCAAGACTGGGATATTCCTCTTTCCAATAATTGGGTGGGCAATGTTTCTTTTGGGTGTCATCCCTTTGAAGCGCATGGACAGCCGAAGCCAGCTG GACTGTCTTAAACGATGCATGGATCTTATCAAGAAAGGAGcctctgtttttttctttccagaGGGAACACGCAGTAAAGATGGAAAGCTAGGCACATTCAAG AAGGGTGCTTTCAGTGTTGCTGCAAAGACAAATGCACCAGTTGTACCAATTTCCCTTATTGGAACTGGTCAAATCATGCCTGCAGGAAAGGAGGGTATAGTGAACCTAGGTTCTGTGAAAGTGGTTATTCATAAACCTATTGTTGGAAAGGATCCTGATATGTTATGCAAAGAAGCTAGGAAGACAATAGCAAGTGTGCTGACTCAGAGCTGA
- the LOC100815600 gene encoding 1-acyl-sn-glycerol-3-phosphate acyltransferase BAT2, chloroplastic isoform X1 has protein sequence MEVTPLSSPSPIHRLHLRHKEARFLAVPSTLLCTRRGTTTYVHPILRTSHNCQSPPCSLQAISKKHENVSWLSVSPKLHVQNKFPRDVVVRSELTAAGSAGDGYLLPELKLESKVRGVCFYVVTAFSAIFLFMLMLVGHPSVLLFDRYRRMFHHFVAKVWAALTVAPFYKIEFEGLENLPPPDTPAVYVSNHQSFLDIYTLLTLGRSFKFISKTGIFLFPIIGWAMFLLGVIPLKRMDSRSQLDCLKRCMDLIKKGASVFFFPEGTRSKDGKLGTFKKGAFSVAAKTNAPVVPISLIGTGQIMPAGKEGIVNLGSVKVVIHKPIVGKDPDMLCKEARKTIASVLTQS, from the exons ATGGAAGTTACTCCTCTCTCTTCCCCTTCTCCAATCCATCGTCTCCATCTCC GTCACAAAGAAGCGAGATTCTTGGCGGTGCCTTCTACCCTC TTGTGTACTCGTAGAGGAACAACAACTTATGTACACCCAATTTTGAGGACTTCACATAACTGTCAGT CTCCTCCATGTAGCTTGCAAGCAATCTCCAAGAAGCATGAAAATGTGTCGTGGTTATCTGTTAGTCCTAAATTGCATGTTCAGAATAAATTCCCGAGAGATGTAGTTGTAAGATCTGAACTTACTGCTGCTGGGTCTGCTGGAGATGGCTATTTGCTACCTG AGCTGAAATTGGAATCTAAAGTCAGGGgagtttgtttttatgttgTCACTGCCTTTTCtgccatatttctttttatgctGATGCTGGTTGGGCATCCATCAGTGCTCCTGTTTGATCGCTACAGAAGAATGTTCCATCATTTTGTTGCCAAAGTATGGGCTGCACTGACTGTAGCGCCATTTTACAAAATTGAATTTGAGGGATTGGAGAATCTGCCACCTCCAGATACTCCTGCTGTGTATGTTTCGAATCATCAGAGTTTTCTAGACATATATACTCTTCTTACTTTAGGAAGAAGCTTTAAGTTCATAAGCAAGACTGGGATATTCCTCTTTCCAATAATTGGGTGGGCAATGTTTCTTTTGGGTGTCATCCCTTTGAAGCGCATGGACAGCCGAAGCCAGCTG GACTGTCTTAAACGATGCATGGATCTTATCAAGAAAGGAGcctctgtttttttctttccagaGGGAACACGCAGTAAAGATGGAAAGCTAGGCACATTCAAG AAGGGTGCTTTCAGTGTTGCTGCAAAGACAAATGCACCAGTTGTACCAATTTCCCTTATTGGAACTGGTCAAATCATGCCTGCAGGAAAGGAGGGTATAGTGAACCTAGGTTCTGTGAAAGTGGTTATTCATAAACCTATTGTTGGAAAGGATCCTGATATGTTATGCAAAGAAGCTAGGAAGACAATAGCAAGTGTGCTGACTCAGAGCTGA
- the LOC100815600 gene encoding 1-acyl-sn-glycerol-3-phosphate acyltransferase BAT2, chloroplastic isoform X3 — MEVTPLSSPSPIHRLHLRHKEARFLAVPSTLLCTRRGTTTYVHPILRTSHNCQSPPCSLQAISKKHENVSWLSVSPKLHVQNKFPRDVVVRSELTAAGSAGDGYLLPELKLESKVRGVCFYVVTAFSAIFLFMLMLVGHPSVLLFDRYRRMFHHFVAKVWAALTVAPFYKIEFEGLENLPPPDTPAVYVSNHQSFLDIYTLLTLGRSFKFISKTGIFLFPIIGWAMFLLGVIPLKRMDSRSQLDCLKRCMDLIKKGASVFFFPEGTRSKDGKLGTFKKRRGSVASEFIILAQLRCLRVWICWNKNLKAGNFLY, encoded by the exons ATGGAAGTTACTCCTCTCTCTTCCCCTTCTCCAATCCATCGTCTCCATCTCC GTCACAAAGAAGCGAGATTCTTGGCGGTGCCTTCTACCCTC TTGTGTACTCGTAGAGGAACAACAACTTATGTACACCCAATTTTGAGGACTTCACATAACTGTCAGT CTCCTCCATGTAGCTTGCAAGCAATCTCCAAGAAGCATGAAAATGTGTCGTGGTTATCTGTTAGTCCTAAATTGCATGTTCAGAATAAATTCCCGAGAGATGTAGTTGTAAGATCTGAACTTACTGCTGCTGGGTCTGCTGGAGATGGCTATTTGCTACCTG AGCTGAAATTGGAATCTAAAGTCAGGGgagtttgtttttatgttgTCACTGCCTTTTCtgccatatttctttttatgctGATGCTGGTTGGGCATCCATCAGTGCTCCTGTTTGATCGCTACAGAAGAATGTTCCATCATTTTGTTGCCAAAGTATGGGCTGCACTGACTGTAGCGCCATTTTACAAAATTGAATTTGAGGGATTGGAGAATCTGCCACCTCCAGATACTCCTGCTGTGTATGTTTCGAATCATCAGAGTTTTCTAGACATATATACTCTTCTTACTTTAGGAAGAAGCTTTAAGTTCATAAGCAAGACTGGGATATTCCTCTTTCCAATAATTGGGTGGGCAATGTTTCTTTTGGGTGTCATCCCTTTGAAGCGCATGGACAGCCGAAGCCAGCTG GACTGTCTTAAACGATGCATGGATCTTATCAAGAAAGGAGcctctgtttttttctttccagaGGGAACACGCAGTAAAGATGGAAAGCTAGGCACATTCAAG AAAAGAAGAGGTTCTGTGGCCAGTGAATTCATCATTTTGGCACAACTAAGGTGCTTGAGAGTATGGATTTGTTGGAATAAAAACTTGAAGGCTGGAAATTTCCTTTATTGA